In Anolis carolinensis isolate JA03-04 unplaced genomic scaffold, rAnoCar3.1.pri scaffold_25, whole genome shotgun sequence, a single window of DNA contains:
- the LOC100556075 gene encoding PDZ domain-containing protein 11: MDMGGGGRIPYDDYPVVFLPPYESPPAWIPPHERIYHSDYNNELTQFLPRTIVLKKPPGAQLGFNIRGGKASQLGIFISKVIPDSDAHRAGLQEGDQVLAVNDVDFQDIEHGKAVEILKTAWEIIMRVRFFPYNYQRQKERTVH, from the exons ATGGACATGGGTGGTGGAGGCCGGATCCCGTACGACGACTATCCAGTTGTGTTCCTGCCTCCCTATGAAAGCCCTCCTGCCTGGATCCCTCCCCATGAG AGAATTTACCATTCTGATTACAACAATGAGCTCACCCAGTTCCTGCCTAGGACGATTGTGCTGAAAAAGCCTCCTGGGGCTCAG CTGGGATTTAACATCCGAGGAGGAAAAGCATCCCAGTTGGGGATCTTCATTTCTAAG GTAATCCCTGACTCAGATGCTCATCGAGCAGGGCTTCAAGAAGGAGACCAGGTTCTAGCAGTAAATGATGTGGATTTCCAGGATATTGAACATGGCAAG GCTGTGGAGATATTGAAAACCGCTTGGGAGATCATTATGAGGGTCCGCTTCTTCCCATACA ATTACCAGCGGCAGAAGGAGAGAACCGTCCACTAG